The following DNA comes from Naumovozyma castellii chromosome 4, complete genome.
TAATCTCTTCACGAAGGCACGAGCTATCAATCTTTCCTGTTCGTCGGCTGGTAATGTAGCTTCTAAGTATAATTGAACTCTCAAAATCAAATTGTAGATAGATTGTTCATCCTTCAAACGAATCAAGTAATCACTAGAATGTGGatcaatattcaataaggactttttgaattcatcatccaatCTTTCAACAAATGAGAATAAAGACCCTAATAACTTCTTAACACCATTAGAATCAGCTTCAGGTTCGTCTTCAAGGAATTCAGCTGGGGCAGCTAACTCAGAAACTTGATaagttgaaaaattgttatCTAAAATAGTCATTAAGTTAACAATGTCGTTAAAAGATGCCTTCCATTGATCGATTGGTTGATACGATAGGGTAGATGAGACATCAAATCTCATTGGAACCAATGTCAAATATGCCATGATGGATTCATATGGGCTCTTAGCCAAATCTaacaattcttccaatgttttcaataaatcttgCTGGTTAACATTCTTCTTACCTCTTGAATCCATAACAATACGCAAAGTAGTAAAGAAACTTACTTCTGAAGTGGCAGTAGCCACATCAGATAGGTTGGCTGCCTTACCAAAGTTAACCGCTTGTAGACCACCTAGAGAAGAGGCCATATCGGCAGCGCTTTCCTTTTCTAATGATTCAGGGTCTTCTCTAAACTTAGCCAATagttcttcattttctctGGATACCTTCTTAACTCTTTGTTTGGTGGTGTTATATGCTCTGGCAACCGCTTTGTTCTTAATATCATTTTGAGAAGTGGCAGAAACCAAATCTTCTATTTGAGCAACAACcttaatgaaaatgtaTGGAGTACCTAAACTTAATTGGTGTGCTCTAACTAACAAACGagtaatattatcaaattcattagaGATACTGATCCAGTCTTCAGACATTTCTGCGGTTTCGATGTTGTCATAAACAGCTTGCATTTCATCTAACAATTTCTCCTTTGCTGATTTAACAACCTTCTTACCCTCGTCGCtggattcttcatcagattcGGAATAATTGGCAcctttcaagaatttattaGCTCCACTACCACCACCTGGCTTTCTAAATTCTGGTTTCTTAAACCAATCAGGGCCATATGGTTTACCTTCGGAATCATCTGTATCATAATCGGATTCGGCTTCAGATTCGgattcattgaagatggaaTCTTCAGATTCTTCTCCGGAAGAGGAACCTAggaattcttcttcagatgaAGAGAgtaaatcttcttcagaagATGAACTTGAAGTATCATATTCATAAGTGGATGCGAAAAAACGAGACATGCTGGTCGATAAATGGATGTTGTCTCTGTCTCTATCGTTAAACTTCTCACTAATCGATTGATGATCTAATTTCAACCTTAGATCTTTACGTTCAATGTCTCTTTTCTGAATTCCATAGacctttttcaatttctagTGCGAGgtaaatttttgaagaaaatttttcattcgGCAAAAAATCACAAGTTACGTCGCGTCATCTAGCGTGTCAGATTTTAGACACTCTATATGAAGGATACAATACGAATAGTGACAAGCTTTGGTTGCAGATGAAGACTGTAACCATGGTACTACCATGATGATCTCTACAGAATAAATAGAAGtattttttccaatatttggatgatTATCCAAAGGTCTGCGCAGAAGCTTTATCTTATCGCGCACGTCGGAAACCACATTTTCAGAATGGATGCTATTTTACTATACATTGTGCTGTCTATTACATGAGATTAATTTCACGTTACTTAAAGGAGAGTTGGAATAGTTGCCAGTGAGATCATACAACTATCTTGGATGGAAATATTTCCTGCTGGAGCTGTACCAGGAAGTTCAAATTGGCCATCAAAAAATTCATGAGCACCTTCACAGCCTTCGAATTGTTCTTTTGATTCCTGAAAGCTGCGTTTAATATGATCCCATTTTCCATATACTATTAGCAAATTTGTGGCATCCACTGGCTCTTCCTGTCCATCATCAGCTTTCCTTATTTCTCCCCCAGTAACAATTTTTGTGATTCCAGGAATCTTAGATTCCACCTTCGAAtactttttcaatttttcatcataataataatcacCACTATTAACCCATACTGTCTGTGAATAACCACTTGGGAATGCACATTGAGTAAATATGTCACCAAATGTTTTAGCAATTCTTACATGGTAGCCATATGAGGCCTGCGCTCCAACGTAATCTCCATATGCTTCTTCTGGTGAAACAACACGATTTTCAATGGTATCCACAGTGACTCTAACATTGACTGGCACCAAttgttttttcaattccagGTTCTTCTCTTTCCCAATGTTAATATATTTAGTCTGtttgaattctttcttAGAATTACTATTAGAGCCCGGTTTCGTCATTCTAATTGCTAAACCTTCTCTATAACGACCATTGTCTTCATTAAGATATCTCATGAATGGTAATGCTGATAATCTAGGCAGCTTGGATGCCACagtaaaatatttcatgAATTGTTTCTTAAACACAGTACTCACCAAATATGGAGGTGtaacaaaatattgtaataatgatgcAATAAGCATAGAATCTGATAATCTTGCGTctgtcttcttcttcttcttctcctctTTCTCTTCAGTTATTTTGGTTTCCTTTCTGTCACCCATATCCAATATGACTATTTCACCTGCATTAAATATCGTGGCTGCTTTTGCTATTTGGTAGACTACATGTGTAATCTGTTCTAAATTGGTACAGTTTGCTAATATTGTGGTTGGGATGCATAATGAgtaattcaatttcttggacAAAACTTTAATAGATGTTTTAgatttctttgttggtTCCAAAAcctttgatttttttttatttgaagtAACATTTTCTGTGGCTTTTCTCTTTGGTGGCATAATGGGTAGCTTTCTGATATTCTATTTGACTATTTAGTTTAGTTATATTAAATGCTTCCCTAGCTATAAGTAGATCATTGCAGaattcatatatttcaGGCGATGAgttcaaaaattttcagcTCGTAGTAAGCGACGCTATTAACATGTATGATAATTtatggaaaatgaattagattatatatatatttttttaatagTTGTACGGTATAGGTGcatcaattattattatcactGTCATCCTCATCAACAGGGTCTTTTTCATGGATACGTCTGTTTTTAAAGACCTCTTTCAAATCGTAA
Coding sequences within:
- the NIP1 gene encoding translation initiation factor eIF3 core subunit c (ancestral locus Anc_5.9), yielding MSRFFASTYEYDTSSSSSEEDLLSSSEEEFLGSSSGEESEDSIFNESESEAESDYDTDDSEGKPYGPDWFKKPEFRKPGGGSGANKFLKGANYSESDEESSDEGKKVVKSAKEKLLDEMQAVYDNIETAEMSEDWISISNEFDNITRLLVRAHQLSLGTPYIFIKVVAQIEDLVSATSQNDIKNKAVARAYNTTKQRVKKVSRENEELLAKFREDPESLEKESAADMASSLGGLQAVNFGKAANLSDVATATSEVSFFTTLRIVMDSRGKKNVNQQDLLKTLEELLDLAKSPYESIMAYLTLVPMRFDVSSTLSYQPIDQWKASFNDIVNLMTILDNNFSTYQVSELAAPAEFLEDEPEADSNGVKKLLGSLFSFVERLDDEFKKSLLNIDPHSSDYLIRLKDEQSIYNLILRVQLYLEATLPADEQERLIARAFVKRLNHIYYKSEKLIAKMESNAWKSVPSNYSSKFVARQDTIDSAYVKNLVNTLSGILSKNNNNDVRMRAVLYNIYFAALNVDFHQAKDMLLNSGVQTHINTSNPSLQILFNRVVVQLGLAAFKACLIEECHQVLNELLSTPHLREILGQQTLQRISSTTDDREQQCLPYHQHINLDLIDVVFMTCSLLIEIPQMAAFFSGIKVKRFPHSQKSIRRALDYSEKVSFQGPPETLRDFVLFAAKAMQKGDWNKSIEYLKKIQSWNLLPNSATVMENLTERVQVESLKTYFFTYKRFYASFSVKKLSELFSLPEAKIITILESVISQYDIAAKFNEENTILIVEKGDEITKLEEIALKLNKEVKIVKERLNPSNNHR
- the UPA2 gene encoding putative methyltransferase (ancestral locus Anc_5.7); translation: MPPKRKATENVTSNKKKSKVLEPTKKSKTSIKVLSKKLNYSLCIPTTILANCTNLEQITHVVYQIAKAATIFNAGEIVILDMGDRKETKITEEKEEKKKKKTDARLSDSMLIASLLQYFVTPPYLVSTVFKKQFMKYFTVASKLPRLSALPFMRYLNEDNGRYREGLAIRMTKPGSNSNSKKEFKQTKYINIGKEKNLELKKQLVPVNVRVTVDTIENRVVSPEEAYGDYVGAQASYGYHVRIAKTFGDIFTQCAFPSGYSQTVWVNSGDYYYDEKLKKYSKVESKIPGITKIVTGGEIRKADDGQEEPVDATNLLIVYGKWDHIKRSFQESKEQFEGCEGAHEFFDGQFELPGTAPAGNISIQDSCMISLATIPTLL